From one Plasmodium yoelii strain 17X genome assembly, chromosome: 12 genomic stretch:
- a CDS encoding ATP-dependent helicase Ddx1 has product MSAFEELGLHTNLCELLEKNGIDLPTAIQQESIPLILGGGDLCACAETGTGKTMSFIVSSLQIVHELFRNIGTYSKGDSNKDDGKSKDDGKSKDDGKSKDDGKSKESGSNHSIKENNAKRLLIKSLNNYNPRVQINNDKYECICRNSSNFYEEIKVDCEIKNDMYAFEIKILDKSFINVGFCPLVKDTLKYNYTYSSNGCKYANGREEKYGEPFLINDIITCLINKRSNIIAFKKNGKFMGNAFKTFYKYNDIPFFPYIFGTSFHVSFQFKNLKYIDNTYYKELCDIFNENTENENSERKIYFDSDIKDVENSFKFEKNETNNYIGKDLNKYDENNKKKLYCIVICPTRDLAMQTYNNYLKYSECFDNCSINIELIVGGDQNFGDKKNKGSKNVNSYSNIIVCTSFKLIENIKKNTINLKNIKLLILDEADELINNDEKSIIQIKDACMKYSQNIQTCFFSATLQDKNVKECINKITNKPIFIDLKYGKNIIPSNIYVCIYYVKSNDTYQYSDKEIEYANIIYNEKLNNMNNSNLYEYTDKVHVLNKNGIKKEDISLNIKINKLKKLVHIINVFNMENGIIFCRTNLDCDNIYNFLNSVGDGKAYKGSAATTKENKYSCVILKGKMSNDERKNNLDAFKKGEVRFLICTDVAARGIDIQNLRYLIIMTLSDNYSAFFHKVGRVGRDGKNSLCIVLSSENEEEKVWYHSCPTRGVNCYNRNLKEQKGCTIYINESDYIKTINEMLEVPMHVIDSKYYYVENLFDPLNYLKNNLVNSNNNKSRRDQNKNQNSIFADIMHTDSSNMFDQNINKIKKLKTAICCKHYELMNFAI; this is encoded by the coding sequence ATGTCTGCTTTTGAGGAATTAGGGTTACATACTAACCTTTGTGAATTgttagaaaaaaatggaatcGATCTGCCAACAGCAATTCAACAAGAATCTATTCCGTTAATTTTAGGAGGTGGTGATTTATGTGCATGTGCGGAAACTGGTACAGGTAAAACTATGAGTTTTATTGTATCGTCTTTACAAATAGTACATGAACTGTTCAGAAATATTGGGACATATTCAAAGGGGGATAGCAATAAAGATGACGGAAAGAGCAAAGATGACGGAAAGAGCAAAGATGACGGAAAGAGCAAAGATGACGGAAAGAGCAAAGAGAGCGGAAGCAATCACAGTATAAAGGAGAATAACGCAAAACGACTTTTGATAAAATCGCTAAATAATTACAATCCTAGGGTtcaaattaataatgataaatatgAATGTATTTGCCGGAATAGttcaaatttttatgaagaaataaaagtagattgtgaaataaaaaatgatatgtATGCATTTGAAATAAAGATATTAGATAAAAGTTTTATAAATGTTGGTTTTTGTCCATTAGTTAAAGAtacattaaaatataattacacATATAGTAGTAATGGTTGTAAATATGCAAATGGTAGAGAAGAGAAATATGGAGagccatttttaataaatgacatAATAACatgtttaataaataaaagatctaatattattgcttttaaaaaaaatggtaaattTATGGGAAATgcttttaaaacattttataaatataatgatatacctttttttccatatataTTTGGTACATCTTTTCATGTAAGTTtccaatttaaaaatttgaaatatatagataatacatattataaagaattatgtgatatttttaatgagaatacagaaaatgaaaattctgaaagaaaaatatatttcgaTTCAGATATAAAAGATGTAGaaaattcatttaaatttgaaaaaaatgaaacaaataattatattggAAAAGAtcttaataaatatgatgaaaataataaaaaaaaattatattgcATAGTTATATGTCCAACAAGAGATTTAGCAATGCAAACCtacaataattatttaaaatattcagAATGTTTTGATAATTGttctattaatatagaattaaTTGTTGGTGGGGATCAAAATTTTggagataaaaaaaataaaggatcaaaaaatgttaattcATATAGTAATATTATTGTGTGTAcatcatttaaattaattgagaatataaaaaaaaatacaataaatcttaaaaatataaaattattaattttagaTGAAGCAGATGAacttataaataatgatgaaaaatctataattcaaataaaagaTGCATGTATGAAATATAGTCAAAATATTCAaacttgttttttttcaGCTACATTACAAGACAAAAATGTAAAagaatgtataaataaaataacaaataaaccaatatttattgatttaaaatatggaaaaaatataattccatcaaatatatatgtttgtatttattatgtAAAAAGTAACGATACATATCAATATAGTGATAAAGAAATCGAATATgctaatataatatataatgaaaaattgaataatatgaataattccaatttatatgaatatacaGATAAAGTACatgtattaaataaaaatggtataaaaaaagaagatatatcattaaatataaaaattaataaattaaaaaaattagtacatataataaatgtatttaatatggaaaatggtattatattttgtagaACAAATTTAGATtgtgataatatttataattttttaaatagtgTTGGAGATGGAAAAGCATATAAAGGATCAGCAGCAACgacaaaagaaaataaatattcatgtGTTAtattaaaaggaaaaatgTCAAATgatgaaagaaaaaataatttagatGCTTTTAAAAAAGGCGAAGTTCGTTTTTTAATATGTACTGATGTAGCAGCAAGAGGTATTGATATTCAAAATTTAagatatttaattattatgacTTTGTCAGATAATTATAGTGCTTTTTTTCATAAAGTTGGAAGAGTTGGAAGAGATGGAAAAAATAGTTTATGTATTGTTTTAAGTtcagaaaatgaagaagaaaaagtTTGGTATCATAGTTGTCCAACTAGGGGTGTAAATTGTTATAATAGAAATTTAAAAGAACAAAAAGGATgtactatttatattaacGAGTCAGATTATATTAAAACTATTAATGAAATGCTAGAAGTACCAATGCATGTTATCGattcaaaatattattatgtagaAAATTTGTTTGATccattaaattatttaaaaaataatttagtaaatagtaataacaataaaagtAGAAGAGATCAgaataaaaatcaaaattcGATTTTTGCTGATATTATGCACACAGATTCATCAAACATGTTcgatcaaaatataaataaaatcaaaAAGTTGAAAACCGCTATATGTTGCAAACATTACGAATTGATGAATTTCGCTATTTAA